From a single Silene latifolia isolate original U9 population chromosome 6, ASM4854445v1, whole genome shotgun sequence genomic region:
- the LOC141658450 gene encoding protein EXORDIUM-like: MASFYTILHLVLFFTILGLTFASRQLIDPSVDQPMSFQYHKGPLLNGKITINLIWYGKFTPSQKAIITDFITSLSSNHSDSKPTVATWWNSIGKYHRLANLKTPAPLSSTLGKQVIDETCSLGKSLTNKHLVKLAYKGGPQVNAVNVVLTASDVAVEGFGMSRCGTHGSTYISKANLQKFAYIWVGNSESQCPGQCAWPFHQPIYGPQSPPLIAPNNDVGLDGMVINLASLLAGTVTNPFGNGYFQGPKDAPLEAASACTGLYGKGAYPGYPGNLLVDPTTGASYNANGINGRKYLLPALYDPTTLSCSTLV; encoded by the coding sequence ATGGCATCTTTCTACACAATCTTACACCTTGTTCTCTTCTTCACAATTCTCGGTCTCACTTTCGCCTCGAGGCAGTTAATTGATCCGTCGGTTGACCAACCTATGTCCTTCCAGTATCATAAGGGTCCTCTCCTTAACGGTAAAATTACAATTAACCTTATTTGGTACGGAAAATTTACCCCTTCACAAAAGGCGATAATAACTGATTTCATCACTTCCTTATCATCAAATCACAGCGATAGCAAACCAACTGTTGCCACATGGTGGAATTCAATTGGCAAGTATCATCGACTCGCTAATTTAAAAACTCCCGCCCCGCTTTCATCCACCTTAGGGAAGCAAGTCATTGACGAGACTTGCTCCCTTGGCAAATCACTCACTAACAAACACCTTGTAAAATTGGCTTACAAAGGTGGCCCACAAGTCAACGCAGTCAACGTAGTTTTGACTGCATCTGACGTGGCGGTTGAAGGATTCGGGATGAGCCGGTGTGGGACCCACGGATCAACATACATTTCCAAAGCTAACCTTCAAAAGTTCGCATACATTTGGGTTGGTAATTCAGAGAGTCAATGTCCGGGCCAATGCGCTTGGCCATTCCATCAGCCCATCTACGGCCCACAAAGCCCACCATTGATTGCACCCAATAATGATGTGGGCTTGGATGGCATGGTCATTAACTTAGCCAGTTTATTAGCTGGGACCGTAACAAATCCGTTTGGAAATGGATactttcaaggcccaaaagacgctCCTCTTGAGGCTGCCTCGGCTTGCACCGGGTTGTATGGAAAAGGAGCGTATCCGGGTTACCCGGGTAATCTGTTAGTAGACCCGACAACCGGTGCTAGTTACAATGCAAATGGGATTAACGGGAGAAAGTATTTGCTCCCTGCTTTGTATGATCCTACCACCTTATCTTGTTCAACTTTGGTGTGA
- the LOC141585883 gene encoding protein PHOSPHATE-INDUCED 1-like, translating to MASSQKIIFLATLLTLLSFTMATRILTDTSQPMAFQYHKGPLLSGKITANLIWYGNFKPTQRTIISDFITSLSSTQGETKPSLATWWNSIGKYHRLANPKTPTSLKLTLGNQVIDNKYTLGKSLTNKHLIDLASKGGQQVNAINIVLTSADVAVVGFCSSRCGTHGTTTISKNTLHKSPYIWVGNSESQCPGQCAWPFHQPIYGPQGPPLVAPNNDVGLDGMVINLASLLAGTVTNPFGNGYFQGPKEGPLEAASACTGVYGKGAYPGYPGNLLIDPTSGASYNTNGINKRKYLVPALYDPSTSSCSTLN from the coding sequence ATGGCATCTTCACAAAAAATTATATTCCTTGCCACTCTTCTTACTCTTTTAAGTTTCACAATGGCGACGAGAATACTTACAGACACGTCACAGCCAATGGCGTTTCAATACCACAAAGGTCCCCTCCTGAGTGGCAAAATCACCGCGAACCTTATATGGTACGGGAATTTCAAACCAACCCAGCGTACCATAATATCCGATTTCATCACTTCCCTCTCATCCACCCAGGGTGAAACCAAACCATCGCTTGCCACGTGGTGGAATTCCATTGGCAAGTACCATCGCCTCGCGAATCCCAAGACACCAACCTCACTCAAACTCACATTAGGCAACCAAGTGATAGATAACAAGTACACCCTAGGCAAGTCCCTTACTAACAAGCACCTCATTGACCTAGCTTCCAAAGGTGGTCAACAAGTCAACGCAATCAACATTGTGTTGACTTCCGCTGACGTGGCAGTTGTAGGGTTTTGCTCAAGTAGGTGTGGGACCCATGGAACAACCACCATTTCCAAAAATACCCTTCATAAATCCCCTTACATTTGGGTTGGAAATTCAGAAAGTCAATGCCCAGGTCAATGTGCTTGGCCATTCCACCAGCCCATTTACGGCCCACAAGGCCCACCATTGGTTGCACCCAACAATGATGTGGGCTTGGATGGTATGGTCATTAACTTGGCTAGCTTATTAGCCGGGACCGTGACAAACCCGTTTGGAAACGGATatttccaaggcccaaaagaagGCCCACTTGAGGCTGCATCAGCTTGTACTGGAGTATACGGTAAAGGGGCGTATCCGGGTTACCCCGGtaatttgttgatcgatccgaCTAGTGGGGCCAGTTATAATACCAATGGAATTAATAAGAGGAAGTATTTGGTACCAGCATTGTATGATCCTAGTACATCTTCTTGTTCTACTTTGAACTAA